A stretch of the Conger conger chromosome 3, fConCon1.1, whole genome shotgun sequence genome encodes the following:
- the LOC133124302 gene encoding vesicle-associated membrane protein 7-like: MAILFAVVSRGTTILAKHASCGGNFLEVTEQILAKIPSENNKLTYSHGNYLFHYICYERIIYLCITDDDFERSRAFSFLSEVKKRFQTTYGSRAQTALPYAMNSEFSSALAAQMKHHADPQATDRVIETQVQVDDLKGIMVRNIDLVAQRGEKLELLIDKTENLVDSSVTFKTTSRNLARAMCMKNLKLTFILASASIVLLYIVTSAACGGLSWPNCVK; this comes from the exons ATGGCAATCCTGTTTGCGGTGGTGTCCCGAGGTACCACCATCCTGGCCAAACATGCCTCGTGTGGTGGTAATTTCCTGGAGGTGACGGAGCAAATCTTGGCCAAAATACCGTCAGAGAACAACAAGCTGACCTACTCCCATGGCAA CTATCTATTCCACTACATCTGCTATGAGAGAATTATCTACCTGTGTATCACAGACGAT GACTTTGAGAGGTCACGGGCGTTCAGCTTCCTGAGTGAGGTAAAGAAGCGTTTTCAGACGACCTATGGGTCTCGGGCCCAGACGGCTCTGCCCTACGCCATGAACAGCGAATTCTCCAGTGCACTGGCTGCACAGATG AAGCACCACGCGGATCCACAGGCTACGGATCGTGTGATAGAAACGCAGGTACAGGTGGATGACTTAAAGGGAATCATGGTCCGTAATATTG ACCTGGTggctcagagaggggagaagctTGAGCTGCTGATTGACAAGACCGAGAACCTTGTGGACTCT TCTGTAACCTTTAAAACCACCAGTCGTAATCTGGCACGTGCCATGTGCATGAAGAACCTGAAGCTGACCTTTATTCTCGCCAGTGCATCCATT GTGTTGCTCTACATCGTCACTTCAGCTGCATGTGGAGGACTCAGCTGGCCCAACTGTGTGAAGTAA
- the LOC133124857 gene encoding cyclic nucleotide-gated cation channel-like has translation MTGQVAVENSDLSTQRLSVKTSMEDESDRADSTLSRVPSVCDDTCSELQRVATIEPRGLHSQNSFRGRGAMSRFVSMVITLREWAHKSLLEEEERPDSFLERFRGPELQVAPSRMSNNQGEATGSGSNKQAKKKPDVFVMAPADDIYYRWLFIIAAAVFYNWCLLVVRACFDELQMHNIILWLVLDYLSDAVYILDSCVRLRTGFLEQGLLVKDLSKLRDNYVRTLQFKLDVVSILPTDLAYVATGIHTPQLRFNRLLRFSRMFEFFDRTEMRTSYPNIFRISNLVLYILVIIHWNACIYFAISKSLGLGSDSWVYPNMSDPEFGSLARGYIYCLYWSTLTLTTIGEMPAPVRDEEYLFVVFDFLVGVLIFATIVGNVGAMISNMNATRAEFQGRIDAIKHYMQFRKVSKELEARVIKWFDYLWTNKKAVDEQEVLKNLPNKLRAEIAINVHLETLKKVRIFQDCEAGLLVELVLKLRPQVFSPGDYVCRKGDIGKEMYIIKEGRLAVVADDGITQYATLTAGSCFGEISILNIQGSKMGNRRTANIRSIGYSDLFCLSKDDLMEAVMEFPDAKKALEERGREILQKEGLLDDRAGGGLGGEEMEEKVERLEASLDTLQTRFARLLSEYTATQQRLKQRLTVLERQLRHSGSGFLSDADGNESSNDADGTRSEANIVL, from the exons ATGACAGGCCAGGTGGCAGTAGAGAACTCAGACCTTTCAACGCAAAGGCTATCAGTGAAAACTTCAATGGAGGATGAATCTGACCGGGCAGACAGCACATTGAGCCG TGTGCCATCTGTGTGCGATGACACCTGCTCGGAACTGCAGAGGGTGGCAACAATCGAACCAAGAGGACTCCACTCACAGAATTCCTTCAGGGGAAGAGGGGCCATGTCTCG gtTCGTGAGCATGGTGATCACTCTGCGGGAGTGGGCCCATAAGAGCTTGTTGGAGGAGGAAGAACGGCCCGACTCCTTCTTGGAGAGGTTCCGTGGGCCTGAGCTTCAGGTTGCTCCCAGCCGCATGAGCAACAACCAAGGCGAGGCCACTGGCTCTGGTAGCAACAAGCAGGCCAA AAAGAAGCCAGATGTGTTTGTCATGGCACCAGCTGATGACATCTATTATCGCTGGTTATTCATTATTGCTGCAGCTGTTTTTTATAACTGGTGCCTCCTAGTGGTCAG GGCCTGCTTTGATGAGCTGCAGATGCATAACATCATCCTCTGGCTGGTGTTGGACTACCTGTCCGATGCTGTATACATCCTGGACTCCTGTGTCCGGCTGCGCACTG GCTTCCTagagcagggtctgctggtgAAAGACCTGTCCAAGCTGAGAGACAACTATGTCCGAACGCTGCAGTTCAAACTGGATGTGGTGTCCATCTTGCCCACGGACCTGGCCTATGTGGCCACCGGCATTCATACTCCCCAGCTGCGCTTCAACCGCCTGCTCCGCTTCTCACGAATGTTCGAGTTTTTTGACCGCACCGAGATGCGCACCAGTTACCCTAACATCTTCCGCATCTCAAACCTGGTGCTCTACATCCTGGTCATCATCCACTGGAATGCCTGCATCTACTTCGCCATCTCCAAGTCCTTGGGCTTAGGCTCGGACTCCTGGGTCTACCCAAACATGTCAGACCCGGAGTTTGGTTCCCTGGCCCGAGGCTACATCTACTGCCTCTACTGgtccacactcaccctcaccacCATCGGGGAGATGCCTGCTCCGGTTCGGGATGAGGAGTACCTCTTTGTGGTCTTTGACTTCCTGGTGGGCGTGCTAATTTTCGCCACCATCGTGGGCAACGTGGGAGCCATGATCTCCAACATGAACGCCACACGGGCGGAGTTCCAGGGCCGCATCGACGCCATCAAGCACTACATGCAGTTCCGCAAGGTGAGCAAGGAGCTAGAGGCGCGTGTCATCAAGTGGTTCGACTACCTGTGGACCAACAAGAAGGCCGTGGATGAGCAGGAGGTGCTGAAGAACCTGCCCAACAAGCTGCGGGCTGAGATCGCCATCAATGTGCACCTGGAGACCCTGAAGAAGGTACGCATCTTCCAGGACTGCGAGGCTGGCCTgctggtggagctggtgctcaAGCTCCGTCCCCAGGTCTTCAGCCCCGGCGACTATGTCTGCCGCAAGGGTGACATCGGCAAGGAGATGTACATCATCAAGGAGGGCCGGCTGGCGGTGGTGGCGGACGACGGCATTACGCAGTATGCCACCCTGACGGCTGGCAGCTGCTTCGGCGAGATCAGCATCCTCAACATCCAAGGCAGCAAGATGGGCAACCGGCGCACAGCCAACATCCGCAGCATCGGCTACTCCGACCTCTTCTGCCTGTCCAAGGACGACCTGATGGAGGCTGTGATGGAGTTCCCGGATGCTAAGAAGGCGTTGGAGGAGCGGGGGAGGGAGATTCTGCAGAAGGAGGGCTTGCTGGACGACAGGGCGGGGGGTGGtctgggaggagaggagatggaggagaaggtGGAGCGATTGGAGGCCTCCCTGGACACCCTGCAGACGCGCTTCGCCCGGCTGCTCAGCGAGTACACGGCCACGCAGCAGAGACTCAAGCAGCGGCTCACCGTGCTTGAGCGCCAGCTACGGCACAGCGGCAGCGGCTTCCTGTCCGATGCCGATGGCAACGAGAGCTCCAACGATGCGGATGGAACCCGCAGCGAGGCCAATATCGTACTCTGA